In the genome of Entelurus aequoreus isolate RoL-2023_Sb linkage group LG08, RoL_Eaeq_v1.1, whole genome shotgun sequence, one region contains:
- the map2k4b gene encoding dual specificity mitogen-activated protein kinase kinase 4b, with protein sequence MATPSPDSNSSSSSNSFSIVGSTSHHFHPQTHSSSMQEINSCWRCQNETGKRKALKLNFANPPVKPASRLPLNPTPPPSFQNPHIERLRTHSIESSGKLKISPEQHCDFTAEDLRDLGEIGRGAYGSVNKMVHKPTGQIMAVKRIRSTVDEKEQKQLLMDLDVVMRSSDCPYIVQFYGALFREGDCWICMELMSTSLDKFYKYVYCALDDVIPEEILGKITLATVKALNHLKENLKIIHRDIKPSNILMDRKGNIKLCDFGISGQLVDSIAKTRDAGCRPYMAPERIDPSASRQGYDVRSDVWSLGITVYELATGRFPYPKWNSVFDQLTQVVKGEPPQLCNSEERQFSPKFINFVNLCLTKDESKRPKYKELLKHPFILMYEERCVDVATYVCRILDQFPTSPISPMYVD encoded by the exons ATGGCGACTCCCAGTCCTGACAGCAACTCGTCCAGCTCCAGCAACAGCTTCAGCATCGTCGGATCCACGTCGCACCACTTCCACCCGCAGACCCACAGCAGCAGTATGCAAG AAATCAACAGCTGCTGGAGGTGTCAAAACGAAACAG GTAAACGTAAAGCGTTGAAATTGAATTTTGCCAACCCTCCGGTGAAGCCGGCGTCTCGGCTACCACTCAATCCAACGCCGCCTCCCTCCTTCCAGAACCCTCACAT AGAGCGGCTGAGAACGCACAGCATTGAGTCGTCAGGAAAACTTAAGATTTCTCCTGAGCAGCACTGCGACTTCACTGCGGAGGATTTGAGGGACCTCGGGGAGATTGGCCGTGGGGCGTACGGCTCCGTCAACAAGATGGTCCACAAACCCACAGGCCAGATCATGGCAGTCAAG AGGATCCGCTCCACTGTGGATGAAAAGGAGCAAAAGCAGCTGCTGATGGATCTCGACGTGGTGATGAGGAGTAGTGATTGTCCGTACATTGTTCAGTTCTATGGAGCTCTCTTCAGAGAG GGGGACTGTTGGATTTGTATGGAGCTTATGTCTACCTCACTAGACAaattttataaatatgtatattgtgCATTAGATGATGTCATTCCAGAGGAAATATTAGGCAAAATAACTTTAGCA aCCGTGAAAGCACTGAACCACTTAAaagaaaacttgaaaataatTCACAGAG ACATCAAACCTTCCAACATTCTTATGGACCGAAAGGGTAACATCAAGTTGTGTGATTTTGGGATCAGCGGCCAGCTGGTGGACTCGATAGCAAAAACCAGAGATGCTGGCTGTAGGCCCTACATGGCA CCTGAAAGAATAGACCCAAGTGCCTCAAGACAAGGTTATGATGTCCGCTCTGACGTGTGGAGCTTGGGAATCACCGTG TATGAGCTGGCCACTGGAAGGTTCCCGTACCCCAAATGGAACAGCGTTTTTGATCAGCTGACACAGGTGGTGAAAGGGGAACCTCCTCAACTCTGCAACTCTGAGGAGAGGCAGTTCTCCCCCAAGTTCATCAATTTTGTTAATTTATG CCTTACAAAGGACGAATCAAAACGGCCAAAGTACAAGGAGCTGCTG AAACATCCGTTCATCCTCATGTATGAAGAGCGTTGTGTGGACGTCGCCACTTACGTCTGCCGCATCCTGGATCAGTTCCCTACCTCTCCCATCTCTCCCATGTATGTGGACTGA